Proteins encoded in a region of the Triticum dicoccoides isolate Atlit2015 ecotype Zavitan chromosome 3A, WEW_v2.0, whole genome shotgun sequence genome:
- the LOC119269348 gene encoding transcription factor GAMYB isoform X1: MSFYKDIVGASYSTGTSHPTQRANPAINPGHDGEMYRVKSESDCEMMHQEDQMDSPVGDDGSSGGSPHRGGGPPLKKGPWTSAEDAILVDYVKKHGEGNWNAVQKNTGLFRCGKSCRLRWANHLRPNLKKGAFTPEEERLIIQLHSKMGNKWARMAAHLPGRTDNEIKNYWNTRIKRCQRAGLPIYPASVCNQSSNEDQQGSSDFNCGENLSSDLLNGNGLYLPDFTCDNFIANSEALSYAPQLSAVSISSLLGQSFASKNCGFMDQVNQAGMLKQSDPLLPGLSDTINGALSSVDQFSNDSENLKKALGFDYLHEANSSSKMIAPFGGALTGSHAFLNGTFSTSRTINGPLKMELPSLQDTESDPNSWLKYTVAPAMQPTELVDPYLQSPTATPSVKSECVSPRNSGLLEELLHEAQGLKSGKNQQLSVRSSSSSVSTPCDTTVVSPEFDICQDYWEEPLNEYAPFSGNSLTGSTAPVSAAPPDVFQLSKISPAQSPSLGSGEQAMEPAYEPGAGDTSSHPENFRPDALFSGNTTDSSVFNNAIAMLLGNDMNTDCKPVFGDGIVFDTSPWSNMPHACQMSEEFK, encoded by the exons GGCACGACGGAGAGATGTACCGGGTGAAGAGCGAGAGCGACTGCGAGATGATGCATCAGGAGGACCAGATGGACTCGCCGGTGGGCGACGACGGCAGCAGCGGAGGGTCGCCCCACAGGGGCGGCGGGCCGCCTCTGAAGAAGGGCCCCTGGACGTCGGCGGAGGACGCCATCCTGGTGGACTACGTGAAGAAGCACGGCGAGGGGAACTGGAACGCGGTGCAGAAGAACACCGGGCTGTTCCGGTGCGGCAAGAGCTGCCGCCTCCGGTGGGCGAACCACCTCAGGCCCAACCTCAAGAAGGGGGCCTTCACCCCCGAGGAGGAGAGGCTCATCATCCAGCTCCACTCCAAGATGGGCAACAAGTGGGCTCGGATGGCCGCTCAT TTGCCAGGGCGTACTGACAATGAAATAAAGAATTACTGGAACACTCGAATAAAGAGATGTCAGCGAGCTGGCTTGCCAATATATCCTGCTAGCGTATGCAACCAATCTTCAAATGAAGATCAGCAGGGCTCCAGCGATTTCAACTGCGGCGAGAATCTTTCCAGTGACCTTCTGAATGGAAATGGTCTTTATCTGCCAGATTTTACCTGTGACAATTTCATTGCTAATTCAGAGGCTTTATCTTATGCACCACAGCTTTCAGCTGTTTCAATAAGCAGTTTGCTTGGTCAGAGCTTTGCATCCAAAAACTGCGGCTTCATGGATCAAGTAAACCAAGCAGGGATGCTAAAACAGTCTGACCCTTTACTCCCTGGATTGAGCGACACCATCAATGGCGCGCTCTCCTCGGTCGATCAGTTCTCAAATGACTCTGAGAATCTCAAGAAGGCTCTGGGTTTTGACTATCTCCATGAAGCCAACTCTAGCAGCAAGATGATTGCACCATTTGGGGGTGCACTTACTGGCAGCCATGCCTTTTTAAATGGCACCTTCTCTACTTCTAGGACCATCAATGGTCCTTTGAAGATGGAGCTCCCTTCACTCCAAGATACCGAATCTGATCCGAATAGCTGGCTCAAGTATACCGTGGCTCCTGCGATGCAGCCTACGGAGTTGGTTGATCCCTACCTTCAGTCTCCGACAGCAACTCCGTCAGTGAAGTCGGAGTGTGTGTCGCCAAGGAACAGCGGTCTCTTGGAAGAGCTGCTTCATGAAGCTCAGGGACTAAAATCTGGGAAGAATCAGCAGCTTTCCGTGAGAAGTTCAAGTTCCTCTGTCAGTACGCCGTGTGATACTACGGTGGTTAGCCCAGAGTTTGATATCTGTCAGGACTATTGGGAAGAACCTCTGAATGAATATGCTCCTTTCAGTGGCAATTCACTCACTGGATCCACGGCTCCTGTTAGCGCTGCGCCGCCTGATGTTTTTCAGCTCTCCAAAATTTCTCCTG CACAAAGCCCTTCGCTGGGATCTGGTGAGCAGGCAATGGAGCCTGCATATGAGCCTGGGGCTGGGGACACTTCGTCTCATCCTGAAAACTTCAGGCCAGACGCACTCTTCTCCGGGAACACAACTGACTCGTCCGTCTTCAACAACGCCATAGCCATGCTCCTGGGCAACGACATGAACACGGACTGCAAGCCTGTTTTCGGCGACGGTATCGTGTTTGATACTTCCCCGTGGAGCAACATGCCACATGCTTGCCAAATGTCGGAGGAATTCAAATGA
- the LOC119269348 gene encoding transcription factor GAMYB isoform X2 produces the protein MYRVKSESDCEMMHQEDQMDSPVGDDGSSGGSPHRGGGPPLKKGPWTSAEDAILVDYVKKHGEGNWNAVQKNTGLFRCGKSCRLRWANHLRPNLKKGAFTPEEERLIIQLHSKMGNKWARMAAHLPGRTDNEIKNYWNTRIKRCQRAGLPIYPASVCNQSSNEDQQGSSDFNCGENLSSDLLNGNGLYLPDFTCDNFIANSEALSYAPQLSAVSISSLLGQSFASKNCGFMDQVNQAGMLKQSDPLLPGLSDTINGALSSVDQFSNDSENLKKALGFDYLHEANSSSKMIAPFGGALTGSHAFLNGTFSTSRTINGPLKMELPSLQDTESDPNSWLKYTVAPAMQPTELVDPYLQSPTATPSVKSECVSPRNSGLLEELLHEAQGLKSGKNQQLSVRSSSSSVSTPCDTTVVSPEFDICQDYWEEPLNEYAPFSGNSLTGSTAPVSAAPPDVFQLSKISPAQSPSLGSGEQAMEPAYEPGAGDTSSHPENFRPDALFSGNTTDSSVFNNAIAMLLGNDMNTDCKPVFGDGIVFDTSPWSNMPHACQMSEEFK, from the exons ATGTACCGGGTGAAGAGCGAGAGCGACTGCGAGATGATGCATCAGGAGGACCAGATGGACTCGCCGGTGGGCGACGACGGCAGCAGCGGAGGGTCGCCCCACAGGGGCGGCGGGCCGCCTCTGAAGAAGGGCCCCTGGACGTCGGCGGAGGACGCCATCCTGGTGGACTACGTGAAGAAGCACGGCGAGGGGAACTGGAACGCGGTGCAGAAGAACACCGGGCTGTTCCGGTGCGGCAAGAGCTGCCGCCTCCGGTGGGCGAACCACCTCAGGCCCAACCTCAAGAAGGGGGCCTTCACCCCCGAGGAGGAGAGGCTCATCATCCAGCTCCACTCCAAGATGGGCAACAAGTGGGCTCGGATGGCCGCTCAT TTGCCAGGGCGTACTGACAATGAAATAAAGAATTACTGGAACACTCGAATAAAGAGATGTCAGCGAGCTGGCTTGCCAATATATCCTGCTAGCGTATGCAACCAATCTTCAAATGAAGATCAGCAGGGCTCCAGCGATTTCAACTGCGGCGAGAATCTTTCCAGTGACCTTCTGAATGGAAATGGTCTTTATCTGCCAGATTTTACCTGTGACAATTTCATTGCTAATTCAGAGGCTTTATCTTATGCACCACAGCTTTCAGCTGTTTCAATAAGCAGTTTGCTTGGTCAGAGCTTTGCATCCAAAAACTGCGGCTTCATGGATCAAGTAAACCAAGCAGGGATGCTAAAACAGTCTGACCCTTTACTCCCTGGATTGAGCGACACCATCAATGGCGCGCTCTCCTCGGTCGATCAGTTCTCAAATGACTCTGAGAATCTCAAGAAGGCTCTGGGTTTTGACTATCTCCATGAAGCCAACTCTAGCAGCAAGATGATTGCACCATTTGGGGGTGCACTTACTGGCAGCCATGCCTTTTTAAATGGCACCTTCTCTACTTCTAGGACCATCAATGGTCCTTTGAAGATGGAGCTCCCTTCACTCCAAGATACCGAATCTGATCCGAATAGCTGGCTCAAGTATACCGTGGCTCCTGCGATGCAGCCTACGGAGTTGGTTGATCCCTACCTTCAGTCTCCGACAGCAACTCCGTCAGTGAAGTCGGAGTGTGTGTCGCCAAGGAACAGCGGTCTCTTGGAAGAGCTGCTTCATGAAGCTCAGGGACTAAAATCTGGGAAGAATCAGCAGCTTTCCGTGAGAAGTTCAAGTTCCTCTGTCAGTACGCCGTGTGATACTACGGTGGTTAGCCCAGAGTTTGATATCTGTCAGGACTATTGGGAAGAACCTCTGAATGAATATGCTCCTTTCAGTGGCAATTCACTCACTGGATCCACGGCTCCTGTTAGCGCTGCGCCGCCTGATGTTTTTCAGCTCTCCAAAATTTCTCCTG CACAAAGCCCTTCGCTGGGATCTGGTGAGCAGGCAATGGAGCCTGCATATGAGCCTGGGGCTGGGGACACTTCGTCTCATCCTGAAAACTTCAGGCCAGACGCACTCTTCTCCGGGAACACAACTGACTCGTCCGTCTTCAACAACGCCATAGCCATGCTCCTGGGCAACGACATGAACACGGACTGCAAGCCTGTTTTCGGCGACGGTATCGTGTTTGATACTTCCCCGTGGAGCAACATGCCACATGCTTGCCAAATGTCGGAGGAATTCAAATGA